In a single window of the Gossypium hirsutum isolate 1008001.06 chromosome A13, Gossypium_hirsutum_v2.1, whole genome shotgun sequence genome:
- the LOC121212199 gene encoding cytochrome P450 CYP749A22, with protein MQNLIGEDKKMETMGNLLILFTASLLLYLFVALLNVFYKYWWIPQRVQFIMNSQGIRGPPYEFIHGNNKEIAQMFMEASTKPMALTHDIFPRVVPHVYSWINKYGKTYLSWNGIRARLLITDPELVKEVLKNSEKAFRKTKASYFFDKLIGDGLASTEREKWARLRKLANYAFHGESLKNMTPAVVASVETMLEKWKSKEGKEIEVFQEFRLLTSEVISRTAFGSSYLEGEKIFDMLTKLSVIAGRNIFKAKIPIISKFWKSADEIESERIAKMIHDSVMSIVEKREKRVVTGEADNFGCDFLGLLVNAYHEADEKNRLSIQDLVDECKTFYFAGQETVNSLLAWATLLLAIHTDWQDRARAEVIEVFGNQNPNFEGMAKLKTITMIINETLRLYPPISGVIREVGREVQLGKLVLPTHSEVDMRIIALHHDPDLWGDDVNLFKPERFAEGIAKATKYNAAAFMPFGLGPRSCIGMSFAITEAKTALSMILQRYTVTVSPTYVHAPAPRLTLKPQHEMQLLFHSLHYDA; from the exons ATGCAAAATCTGATCGGTGAAGATAAGAAAATGGAGACCATGGGAAATCTTCTAATCCTGTTTACAGCTTCTTTATTGCTCTACCTTTTCGTTGCTTTACTCAATGTTTTCTACAAGTATTGGTGGATACCTCAGCGGGTACAGTTCATCATGAATTCACAAGGAATCAGAGGACCTCCTTATGAATTTATCCATGGAAACAACAAAGAAATTGCCCAAATGTTCATGGAAGCATCTACGAAACCTATGGCCTTGACACACGATATATTTCCCAGAGTCGTGCCTCATGTTTACTCCTGGATCAACAAATACG GGAAGACTTATCTTAGTTGGAATGGAATTCGAGCTCGACTGCTAATTACAGACCCAGAACTGGTCAAAGAGGTCCTTAAAAACAGTGAAAAAGCTTTTCGAAAGACAAAGGCTTCATATTTCTTCGACAAGCTAATAGGCGACGGGCTTGCTTCAACCGAACGTGAGAAATGGGCAAGGCTAAGGAAACTGGCCAATTATGCCTTTCATGGGGAGAGCTTAAAA AATATGACTCCAGCTGTAGTTGCTAGCGTTGAAACCATGCTTGAGAAATGGAAAAGTAAGGAGGGCAAAGAGATAGAAGTGTTCCAAGAGTTCAGATTATTGACTTCAGAAGTGATATCCAGAACCGCCTTTGGTAGCAGTTACTTGGAAGGGGAGAAGATTTTTGACATGTTGACGAAGTTGTCAGTAATTGCAGGCagaaatatttttaaagcaaagatTCCCATCATCAG CAAGTTTTGGAAATCTGCtgatgaaattgaatcagaaagAATTGCCAAAATGATACATGATTCTGTGATGAGCATTGttgaaaaaagggaaaagaggGTAGTGACCGGAGAAGCTGATAATTTCGGCTGTGATTTTCTGGGATTACTTGTTAATGCTTATCATGAGGCGGACGAGAAAAACAGACTTTCGATACAAGATTTAGTAGATGAGtgtaaaactttttattttgctGGGCAAGAAACAGTCAATTCCTTGCTTGCATGGGCAACCCTGCTTTTAGCAATACACACCGATTGGCAAGACAGAGCAAGAGCAGAGGTGATTGAGGTCTTTGGTAATCAAAACCCAAATTTTGAAGGGATGGCCAAATTAAAAACG ATTACCATGATTATCAATGAAACTTTACGGCTCTATCCTCCTATAAGTGGCGTGATAAGAGAAGTAGGAAGAGAAGTCCAATTAGGAAAACTTGTCCTGCCTACACATTCAGAGGTCGACATGCGAATCATAGCACTTCACCATGATCCTGACTTATGGGGAGATGATGTTAATCTTTTCAAACCAGAGAGGTTTGCTGAAGGGATAGCGAAAGCTACTAAGTACAATGCAGCTGCatttatgccttttggattgggACCTCGATCTTGCATTGGCATGAGCTTTGCAATCACTGAAGCGAAAACTGCACTTTCCATGATTCTACAACGCTACACTGTCACCGTCTCCCCTACCTATGTTCACGCACCTGCACCACGTCTTACACTCAAGCCACAACATGAGATGCAGTTGTTGTTTCATTCACTACATTATGATGCGTAA
- the LOC107894690 gene encoding uncharacterized protein: MGSTFAHQGLVLVLVAASMVGVSLANKEWRSLGSHPHPHHPHNHTNAPKRIIVGGSQNWHFGVNYTDWSRKNGPFYINDTLAVFKYDPPSNTTFPHSVYLLPHLKSFLNCDLRKAKMIANPTQGRGNGFEFVLKKWKPYYFACGECNGFHCKVGLMKFAVVSPLHRRH; encoded by the exons ATGGGTTCCACATTTGCTCATCAAGGacttgttttggtgcttgttgcTGCTTCCATGGTGGGAGTAAGCTTAGCAAACAAGGAATGGAGGAGCTTGGGTTCCCATCCTCATCCTCATCATCCCCACAACCATACCAATGCCCCCAAAAGAATCATAGTTGGGGGATCCCAAAACTGGCATTTTGGTGTCAACTACACTGATTGGTCACGCAAAAATGGTCCCTTCTACATCAATGATACTCTAG CTGTATTCAAATATGATCCACCAAGCAACACCACATTTCCTCACAGCGTATACTTGCTACCCCACTTAAAGAGCTTCCTCAACTGCGACTTAAGAAAAGCTAAGATGATTGCCAACCCAACTCAGGGAAGAGGTAATGGGTTCGAGTTCGTATTGAAAAAGTGGAAGCCCTACTATTTTGCTTGCGGCGAATGTAATGGCTTCCATTGCAAGGTTGGCCTTATGAAATTCGCCGTAGTATCGCCGCTCCATCGCCGCCATTGA